From the Sphingomonas aliaeris genome, one window contains:
- a CDS encoding serine hydrolase: MRSVSGIILALIAATPVAAQTTATAPPTASGPAQPSPEFRQRLEEIVPLLNGGGEYSATFAPAFVAAVPKAAFDGFNTQFATTGGKALRIKSVMPVTPWSANIVIAYERGDATAQIIVDPQGTHQVTGLRITGMSAREASLSEIDAQLAKLPGRTGFALARLDTTGPRLLTARGSDATFAIGSEFKLVILAELIRQIESGARHWTDTISLDGRPLPGGAYTAAALGTAISLYDVAEKMISVSDNSATDILLRTLGRDKVEAMLKVVGIRDPKGMQPFLGPLEVFKLKGSPLGARWGALDIKARRALLDGEIAAMPNDAIDKKLFVDGKPVLIETLEWYASPADMIRVMDWLRRHTETGPAARARALLAKNPGAGADASARWAYLGYKGGSEPGVIAMTFLGQAKDGNWYAMSASWNDPTAAVDDLRFSSLMSRAVELAAPQ, encoded by the coding sequence ATGCGTTCGGTTTCGGGTATCATCCTCGCGCTTATAGCGGCAACACCAGTTGCGGCTCAAACGACTGCCACGGCGCCGCCGACGGCCAGCGGCCCGGCGCAGCCCTCCCCTGAGTTCAGGCAGCGTCTCGAGGAGATCGTTCCGCTGTTGAACGGTGGCGGCGAATACAGTGCGACGTTCGCTCCTGCCTTCGTCGCAGCCGTGCCGAAGGCTGCGTTCGACGGCTTCAATACGCAATTCGCGACGACCGGTGGCAAAGCCTTGCGGATCAAGAGCGTAATGCCGGTGACGCCGTGGAGCGCGAATATAGTCATCGCTTACGAACGTGGCGACGCGACTGCCCAGATCATCGTCGATCCGCAAGGTACCCATCAGGTCACGGGGTTGCGCATCACGGGTATGTCGGCACGTGAAGCATCCCTGTCGGAGATCGATGCACAGCTTGCAAAGCTTCCTGGCCGGACCGGTTTCGCGCTGGCCAGGCTGGATACGACGGGGCCTCGGTTGCTCACCGCCCGGGGCAGCGATGCGACCTTCGCGATCGGATCGGAGTTCAAGCTCGTGATCTTGGCGGAACTGATCCGTCAGATAGAGAGCGGCGCGCGGCACTGGACCGATACGATCAGCCTCGATGGACGCCCGCTTCCCGGCGGCGCGTATACGGCGGCAGCGCTGGGGACCGCGATATCGTTGTATGACGTCGCGGAAAAAATGATCTCGGTGAGCGACAACAGCGCCACCGACATCCTGTTGCGGACGCTTGGCCGCGACAAGGTGGAAGCGATGCTGAAGGTTGTCGGCATCAGGGATCCGAAGGGAATGCAGCCGTTTCTCGGTCCGCTGGAAGTGTTCAAGCTGAAGGGAAGCCCGCTCGGTGCGCGGTGGGGCGCACTGGACATCAAGGCGCGGCGTGCATTGCTCGACGGCGAGATCGCGGCGATGCCGAACGACGCGATCGACAAGAAGCTCTTCGTGGACGGCAAACCGGTGCTCATCGAGACGCTCGAATGGTATGCCTCGCCCGCAGATATGATCCGCGTGATGGACTGGTTGAGACGACATACCGAAACGGGGCCCGCCGCGCGTGCACGTGCGCTGCTGGCCAAGAACCCCGGGGCCGGTGCCGACGCGTCTGCACGCTGGGCCTATCTCGGTTATAAAGGCGGATCGGAACCGGGCGTGATCGCGATGACGTTTCTCGGTCAGGCGAAGGACGGCAACTGGTATGCCATGTCGGCAAGTTGGAACGATCCGACGGCAGCGGTCGATGACCTCCGCTTCAGCAGCTTGATGTCACGTGCCGTGGAACTCGCCGCGCCGCAGTGA
- the parE gene encoding DNA topoisomerase IV subunit B, which translates to MAEDLFASKSTVGTDYDASSIEVLEGLEPVRRRPGMYIGGTDERALHHLAAEVLDNAMDEAVAGHATRIELYLEPGNRLTVVDNGRGIPVDPHPKFPDKSALEVILSTLHSGGKFDGKAYATSGGLHGVGVSVVNALSSDTVVEVARNKTVYQQRFSRGQTLGPLEALGPTPNRRGTSVSFVPDVEIFGPELHFKPSRLYKLARSKAYLFAGVEIRWKCAPDLITDDTPAEAVFQFPGGLADHLKDQIAGRECATADFFAGSQDFPGENQGRAEWAVAWPLWSDGSYSWYCNTIPTPDGGTHEAGLRAALVRGLRSFGDLVGNKKAKDITADDVMIGSELMLSVFIREPQFQSQTKDRLTSPEAALMVERAMRDHFDHWLSRNMDRGKALLGYILERMDERLRRKAEREVKRKTATSARKLRLPGKLTDCSSDDPKGTELFIVEGDSAGGSAKQARDRKTQAILPIRGKILNVASATLQKIAANSEIADLILALGCGTRKDCVADNLRYERVVIMTDADVDGAHIATLLMTFFFQEMPELVRRGHLYLAQPPLYRLTAGTKSLYAMDDADRLRIEKGPFKGKKVDVARFKGLGEMNPMQLRETTMDPKTRSMLRITLPQEYEERAGVKDLVDRLMGNNPAHRFAFIQENAARIDEDAIDA; encoded by the coding sequence ATGGCCGAAGACCTGTTCGCTTCCAAATCCACCGTCGGTACCGATTACGATGCATCCTCGATCGAGGTGCTGGAGGGGCTGGAACCCGTCAGGCGTCGTCCCGGCATGTATATCGGCGGGACGGACGAACGCGCGCTGCATCACCTTGCCGCCGAAGTGCTCGACAATGCGATGGACGAAGCGGTCGCGGGCCATGCGACGCGGATCGAATTGTATCTGGAACCCGGCAACCGGCTGACCGTGGTGGACAATGGGCGGGGCATCCCGGTCGATCCGCATCCGAAATTCCCGGACAAGAGCGCGCTGGAGGTGATCCTGTCCACGCTGCACTCGGGCGGCAAGTTTGACGGCAAGGCCTATGCGACCAGCGGTGGCCTGCACGGCGTCGGGGTGTCCGTGGTCAACGCACTATCTTCCGACACGGTGGTCGAGGTCGCGCGGAACAAGACGGTCTATCAGCAGCGTTTCTCGCGCGGCCAGACGCTCGGCCCGCTGGAGGCGCTGGGCCCCACGCCCAACCGACGTGGAACCTCCGTCAGTTTCGTGCCCGATGTCGAGATTTTCGGCCCGGAACTGCATTTCAAGCCGTCCCGCCTTTATAAGCTCGCGCGGTCGAAGGCATATCTGTTCGCCGGGGTCGAGATCCGCTGGAAATGCGCGCCGGACCTGATCACCGACGACACGCCGGCGGAGGCCGTGTTCCAGTTCCCCGGCGGACTGGCCGATCATCTGAAGGACCAGATCGCCGGTCGCGAATGCGCGACGGCCGATTTTTTCGCCGGATCGCAGGACTTTCCGGGCGAGAACCAGGGTCGCGCCGAATGGGCGGTCGCGTGGCCGCTATGGAGCGACGGCTCATACAGCTGGTATTGCAACACGATCCCGACGCCGGACGGTGGCACGCACGAGGCCGGACTGCGTGCGGCACTGGTGCGGGGGTTGCGCAGCTTCGGCGATCTCGTCGGAAACAAGAAGGCGAAGGACATCACCGCCGACGACGTGATGATCGGCAGCGAATTGATGCTGAGCGTCTTCATCCGCGAACCGCAATTCCAGAGCCAGACCAAGGATCGCCTGACCAGCCCGGAGGCGGCGTTAATGGTCGAACGGGCGATGCGCGATCATTTCGATCACTGGCTGAGCCGCAACATGGACCGCGGCAAGGCGCTGCTCGGCTATATCCTGGAACGGATGGACGAACGCCTGCGGCGCAAGGCGGAGCGCGAGGTCAAGCGCAAGACCGCGACCAGTGCGCGCAAGCTGCGCCTGCCCGGCAAGCTGACGGATTGCTCGTCGGACGATCCCAAGGGCACGGAATTGTTCATCGTCGAGGGCGACAGCGCCGGCGGCAGCGCGAAACAGGCGCGCGATCGCAAGACGCAGGCGATCCTGCCCATTCGCGGGAAGATCCTGAACGTCGCCTCCGCGACATTGCAGAAGATCGCCGCCAATTCGGAGATCGCCGACCTGATCCTGGCGCTCGGCTGCGGCACGCGGAAGGACTGCGTGGCGGACAATCTTCGCTACGAGCGGGTCGTCATCATGACCGACGCAGATGTCGACGGCGCGCATATCGCGACGTTGCTGATGACATTCTTTTTCCAGGAAATGCCGGAACTGGTGCGGCGCGGACATCTGTATCTCGCGCAGCCGCCTCTGTACCGGCTGACCGCTGGAACCAAGTCGCTCTACGCGATGGACGATGCCGATCGGTTGCGGATCGAAAAGGGTCCGTTCAAGGGCAAGAAGGTCGACGTCGCACGCTTCAAGGGGCTGGGCGAGATGAACCCGATGCAGCTTCGCGAAACGACGATGGATCCGAAGACACGCAGCATGCTGCGCATCACGTTACCACAGGAATATGAGGAACGCGCGGGCGTGAAGGATCTGGTCGATCGGCTGATGGGCAACAATCCGGCGCACCGCTTCGCCTTCATCCAGGAAAATGCCGCGCGGATAGACGAGGATGCGATCGACGCATAG
- a CDS encoding outer membrane protein — protein MRRQFLVTLAAGTAALSFAAPAFAQDVEEAPFSGIYVGGTIGFDAQPNDVGERVLFDRNLDGTYGDTVLNGLGQNAFAATTAQPGAGFCNGRAVSTGSTGCRNDKDNISYSARIGFDKQFGNIVFGAVGEFGKSQIRDSVSAFSTTPANYTLTREIDYNANARLRLGYAANTTLFYATGGGAYAKLDRSYSSSNVTNTASFTGDRDVWGYVAGGGIEQKLGRNFSIGLEYLYTQYKDDSELRLSGPAGTPFTNAANGGSASGTDFVRSDDKFRFHSVRATAQFRF, from the coding sequence ATGCGCCGCCAGTTTCTCGTTACCCTCGCAGCCGGCACCGCCGCGCTGTCCTTCGCTGCTCCTGCTTTCGCGCAGGACGTCGAAGAAGCACCTTTCAGCGGCATCTATGTCGGTGGCACGATCGGTTTTGATGCCCAGCCGAACGACGTGGGCGAACGCGTATTGTTCGACCGCAACCTCGACGGCACCTATGGCGACACCGTTCTGAACGGCCTCGGCCAGAACGCATTTGCAGCGACGACCGCACAGCCGGGCGCAGGTTTCTGCAACGGCCGCGCCGTTTCGACCGGCAGCACCGGCTGCCGCAACGACAAGGACAATATCAGCTATTCGGCACGGATCGGCTTCGACAAGCAGTTCGGCAACATCGTGTTCGGTGCAGTCGGCGAATTCGGCAAGTCACAGATCCGCGACAGCGTCAGCGCTTTCAGCACGACGCCTGCAAACTACACGCTGACGCGCGAGATCGATTATAACGCGAACGCACGTCTGCGTCTCGGCTATGCCGCAAACACCACGTTGTTCTACGCAACGGGCGGCGGCGCCTATGCCAAGCTCGATCGCAGCTATTCCAGCTCGAACGTGACGAACACCGCGAGCTTCACCGGCGATCGTGACGTCTGGGGTTATGTCGCAGGCGGCGGTATCGAGCAGAAGCTGGGCCGCAACTTCTCCATCGGCCTGGAATATCTGTACACGCAGTACAAGGACGACAGCGAGCTGCGTCTTTCAGGCCCGGCGGGAACGCCGTTCACGAACGCAGCCAATGGCGGCAGCGCATCGGGCACCGATTTCGTGCGCAGCGACGACAAGTTCCGTTTCCACAGCGTCCGTGCCACGGCACAGTTCCGCTTCTGA
- a CDS encoding GcrA family cell cycle regulator: MSWTDERIDTLRKMWEGGSTASQIAEELGGVSRNAVIGKAHRLGLQSRPSPVKPNDPNAVKAEKPAPVAAAAPPVAAAPAPVEAKAPPAPKTAPAPKPVERVAAPAPAPEPEIEDEDEDEIDAAPAAAATPAAPPQPIMRSVGPGGFLRQAPGEQQAPITPAPPRRLVPAKPSPEMANKTSLLDLNDKVCKWPLGHPGEPDFHFCGDKVNPGFPYCVAHCGHAYQAQLPRRDRRPPPPLPFGGARVR; encoded by the coding sequence ATGAGCTGGACGGACGAGCGTATCGATACGCTGCGCAAGATGTGGGAAGGCGGCAGCACCGCCAGCCAGATCGCCGAGGAACTTGGCGGCGTCAGCCGTAACGCCGTGATCGGCAAGGCGCACCGCCTTGGCCTGCAATCGCGTCCGTCGCCGGTGAAGCCGAACGACCCGAACGCGGTGAAGGCGGAGAAGCCGGCGCCCGTCGCGGCAGCAGCCCCGCCCGTTGCCGCCGCACCCGCGCCGGTCGAGGCGAAGGCACCTCCCGCTCCGAAGACCGCCCCCGCGCCGAAGCCGGTCGAGCGCGTTGCCGCACCGGCCCCTGCGCCAGAGCCGGAAATCGAGGACGAGGATGAGGACGAGATCGATGCAGCGCCCGCCGCCGCCGCGACTCCGGCCGCGCCACCACAGCCGATCATGCGCTCGGTTGGTCCGGGTGGTTTCCTGCGTCAGGCACCCGGCGAGCAGCAGGCACCGATCACGCCCGCACCACCGCGCCGGCTGGTGCCCGCCAAGCCGTCGCCCGAAATGGCGAACAAGACGAGCCTGCTCGATCTGAACGACAAGGTCTGCAAATGGCCTTTGGGCCATCCGGGCGAGCCGGACTTCCACTTTTGCGGCGACAAGGTGAATCCGGGCTTCCCGTATTGCGTCGCGCACTGCGGTCACGCCTATCAGGCGCAGCTGCCGCGTCGTGATCGCCGCCCGCCGCCGCCGCTCCCGTTCGGTGGCGCGCGCGTCCGCTGA
- a CDS encoding ABC transporter permease, with amino-acid sequence MSSQPPIGQNTTGTQRAVMNAPGVPVIRNVNWGGLRTLYIKEVRRFFKVHLQTVWAPAITTLLFLIVFSIATGAKLPVHVGGVEIPFAEFIAPGLIISQGMMGPAFANASFSLMVGKIQGTIVDYLQPPLSTMELLAALVGGAMTRALVVGVVVWAAMMLYGVHLVPVHFWAVLWFGFMGTLFLALLGVMTSIWADKFDHAAAVTNFIVTPLGLLSGTFYSVDKLAPAFRAFSHANPFFYIISGFRYGFLGTADSPILVGSIVIFAIDAVLAVACYLLLRSGWKIKN; translated from the coding sequence ATGAGCAGCCAGCCCCCAATCGGCCAAAATACGACCGGCACGCAGCGCGCCGTGATGAATGCCCCCGGCGTTCCCGTGATCAGGAACGTCAATTGGGGCGGTCTTCGTACGCTCTATATCAAGGAGGTGCGGCGTTTCTTCAAGGTCCACCTGCAAACCGTGTGGGCGCCGGCGATCACGACATTGCTGTTCCTGATCGTTTTCAGCATCGCGACCGGCGCGAAACTGCCCGTCCATGTCGGCGGAGTCGAAATTCCATTCGCCGAATTCATCGCGCCCGGCCTGATCATCAGCCAGGGGATGATGGGCCCCGCCTTCGCCAATGCCAGCTTTTCGCTGATGGTCGGCAAGATCCAGGGAACGATCGTCGATTATCTGCAGCCGCCACTGTCGACGATGGAATTGCTCGCGGCTTTGGTCGGCGGGGCGATGACCCGCGCACTCGTCGTCGGCGTCGTCGTCTGGGCGGCGATGATGCTGTACGGCGTCCACCTCGTCCCGGTGCATTTCTGGGCGGTTCTGTGGTTCGGCTTCATGGGCACGTTGTTCCTCGCCCTGCTCGGCGTGATGACGTCGATCTGGGCGGACAAGTTCGATCACGCGGCGGCGGTGACGAATTTCATCGTCACGCCGCTCGGCCTGTTGTCGGGCACCTTCTATTCGGTCGACAAGCTCGCTCCGGCCTTCCGCGCGTTCAGCCATGCCAATCCGTTCTTCTACATCATCTCCGGCTTCCGCTACGGCTTCCTCGGCACCGCCGATTCGCCGATCCTCGTCGGCAGCATCGTGATCTTCGCGATCGACGCGGTCCTTGCGGTCGCCTGCTATCTGCTGCTGCGCTCGGGCTGGAAGATCAAGAATTGA
- a CDS encoding aspartate aminotransferase family protein: MPITPLMPVYPRCGVRPVRGEGVYLFGEHGEKYLDFASGIAVNCLGHGHPKLVEAIAKQAATLMHVSNLYGSPQGEQFAQRLVDNSFADTVFFTNSGAEAVECAIKTARRHHFANGNPQRHTLITFNNAFHGRTIGTISATNQPKMRDGFEPLLPGFRYAPFNDLAAALALVDDTTAGFLVETIQGEGGVTAGTDEFLQGLRKACDEHGLLLILDEVQCGYGRTGKMWAYEHAGITPDIMSVAKGIGGGFPLGACLATEEAANGMIAGTHGSTYGGNPLAMAAGEAVLDVITKDGFLDHVASMGERLRSALEQLIPNHDTVFDSVRGRGLMTGIKLKDDAVAREFVAHARDNHGLLTVAAGENVVRILPPLVIEESHVAEFVERLSDAARTYVPVIAE; this comes from the coding sequence GTGCCGATCACCCCCCTGATGCCCGTGTACCCGCGTTGCGGCGTACGCCCGGTGCGAGGCGAGGGCGTGTACCTGTTCGGCGAACATGGCGAGAAATACCTCGATTTCGCCAGCGGTATCGCAGTCAACTGCCTCGGTCACGGCCATCCCAAACTGGTCGAGGCGATCGCCAAGCAGGCCGCGACTCTGATGCACGTGTCGAACCTGTATGGCAGCCCGCAAGGCGAGCAGTTCGCGCAGCGGCTGGTCGACAACAGCTTCGCCGATACGGTGTTTTTCACCAATTCGGGGGCTGAGGCGGTCGAATGCGCGATCAAGACCGCGCGGCGCCATCATTTCGCCAACGGCAATCCGCAGCGGCATACGTTGATCACGTTCAACAACGCCTTTCACGGCCGCACGATCGGCACGATCAGCGCGACCAACCAGCCCAAGATGCGCGACGGTTTCGAACCGTTGTTGCCGGGCTTCAGATATGCGCCGTTCAACGATCTGGCGGCGGCACTGGCGCTGGTCGACGACACGACCGCAGGCTTCCTGGTCGAGACGATCCAGGGCGAGGGCGGCGTAACGGCGGGGACGGACGAGTTCCTCCAGGGGCTGCGCAAGGCGTGCGACGAACACGGCCTGCTGCTGATCCTCGACGAAGTGCAGTGCGGTTACGGTCGCACGGGCAAGATGTGGGCGTACGAACATGCCGGCATCACGCCCGACATCATGTCCGTGGCAAAGGGAATCGGCGGCGGATTCCCGCTCGGCGCCTGCCTCGCTACCGAGGAAGCGGCCAATGGCATGATCGCCGGCACGCACGGGTCAACCTATGGCGGCAACCCGCTTGCAATGGCCGCGGGCGAGGCGGTGCTGGACGTGATCACGAAGGACGGCTTCCTCGATCATGTCGCGTCGATGGGCGAACGTCTCCGTTCCGCGCTGGAACAGTTGATCCCCAATCACGATACGGTGTTCGACAGCGTGCGCGGACGTGGGCTGATGACCGGCATCAAGCTGAAGGACGACGCGGTGGCGCGCGAATTCGTGGCGCATGCGCGCGACAATCACGGCCTGCTGACGGTTGCGGCAGGCGAGAACGTCGTCCGCATCCTGCCGCCGCTGGTGATCGAGGAAAGCCATGTCGCCGAGTTCGTGGAACGCCTGAGCGACGCCGCGCGCACCTATGTTCCGGTGATCGCCGAGTGA
- the argF gene encoding ornithine carbamoyltransferase: protein MTYRHFLDLSDAGADGIAAMIADALDRKALRAGWPKGKADADAPLAGHVLGMVFEKNSTRTRVSYDMAMRQLGGSSIVLDAGTTQLGRGETIADTARVLSGYCDAIMIRTDDHGKIEEMAHYATVPVINGLTDASHPSQIIADLLTIIESGKALPGLKVAWLGDGNNVLASIMEAAGLMQFDVVAACPQGFMPSDLDVARGAGRARIVGTAREAVEGADVVVTDTWISMGQAHAETKLAAMWPYQVNDNLMAIAKPDAKFLHCLPAHRGEEVSEAVIDGPQSLIWQEAANRLYGQKSILLWCFGRIG, encoded by the coding sequence ATGACCTATCGCCATTTCCTCGACCTGTCCGATGCCGGCGCCGACGGTATCGCCGCGATGATCGCCGACGCGCTCGACCGCAAGGCGCTGCGGGCCGGCTGGCCGAAGGGTAAAGCGGATGCGGACGCGCCGCTCGCCGGCCATGTCCTTGGCATGGTGTTCGAGAAGAATTCCACCCGCACTCGCGTGTCCTACGACATGGCGATGCGGCAGCTCGGCGGATCATCGATCGTTCTGGATGCCGGGACCACCCAACTCGGCCGGGGCGAGACGATCGCGGATACGGCACGCGTCCTGTCTGGCTATTGCGACGCGATCATGATCCGCACCGACGATCACGGCAAGATCGAGGAAATGGCGCATTACGCGACCGTACCGGTTATCAACGGCCTGACCGACGCGTCGCACCCCAGCCAGATCATCGCCGATCTGCTGACCATCATCGAAAGCGGCAAGGCGCTGCCCGGCCTGAAAGTCGCGTGGCTAGGGGACGGCAATAACGTCCTCGCCTCGATCATGGAGGCGGCGGGACTAATGCAGTTCGACGTCGTCGCCGCTTGTCCGCAGGGGTTCATGCCCTCCGACCTGGATGTCGCACGCGGCGCGGGTCGCGCGCGCATCGTCGGCACCGCTCGCGAGGCGGTGGAGGGCGCGGACGTCGTCGTCACCGACACCTGGATATCGATGGGACAGGCGCATGCCGAAACCAAGCTGGCCGCGATGTGGCCGTATCAGGTCAACGATAATTTGATGGCGATCGCGAAGCCGGATGCGAAGTTCCTCCATTGCCTGCCCGCGCATCGCGGCGAGGAAGTGTCGGAAGCCGTGATCGACGGTCCACAGTCGCTGATCTGGCAGGAAGCTGCCAACCGCCTCTACGGCCAGAAATCGATCCTCTTGTGGTGCTTCGGGCGGATCGGTTGA
- the hslO gene encoding Hsp33 family molecular chaperone HslO, which translates to MMEDPKLNDTDRALGFTIPARHARGRIVRLGPTLDTILAAHAYPPPIEALLAEALTLAALIGSTLKDAGGQLTLQAQTDNGIVKLLVCDYKGGELRGYVQYDADRLAAGPEDPSLFALFGAGYLAITFDQAATKERYQGIVPLDGDTLADAAQSYFVQSEQIPTLLKLGIQRQPDGRHVAGGLFLQHLPEGEDGRERLHVRLDHPEWEHVAILGQTMGADELADPVLTLETLVWRLFNEEDEVRLLAQVGMSRGCRCSPEYIAQVLGQFPPEEQREMADENGMIVVDCQFCASKFPVPVADVVS; encoded by the coding sequence ATGATGGAAGACCCAAAACTGAACGATACCGACCGCGCGCTCGGCTTCACCATTCCCGCCCGCCACGCGCGGGGCCGAATCGTGAGGCTGGGGCCCACGCTCGATACGATCCTGGCCGCGCACGCCTATCCGCCGCCGATCGAGGCGTTGCTTGCGGAGGCGCTGACGCTCGCCGCGTTGATCGGGTCGACGCTCAAGGATGCGGGCGGGCAACTGACGCTTCAGGCGCAGACGGATAACGGCATCGTCAAGCTGCTGGTGTGCGACTATAAGGGCGGCGAACTGCGCGGTTACGTGCAGTATGACGCCGATCGCCTCGCCGCAGGCCCCGAGGATCCGAGCCTGTTCGCTTTGTTCGGCGCGGGATATCTCGCGATCACGTTCGATCAGGCCGCGACGAAGGAACGCTATCAGGGCATCGTCCCGCTGGATGGCGATACGTTGGCGGATGCCGCGCAAAGCTATTTCGTGCAGTCTGAGCAGATCCCGACCTTGCTGAAGCTGGGCATCCAACGTCAGCCAGACGGTCGGCATGTCGCCGGTGGCCTGTTCCTCCAGCATCTGCCGGAGGGGGAGGACGGGCGCGAACGGCTGCACGTGCGGCTGGATCATCCTGAATGGGAGCATGTCGCGATCCTCGGGCAGACGATGGGTGCTGACGAACTCGCCGATCCGGTCCTCACGCTCGAGACGCTCGTCTGGCGCCTGTTCAACGAGGAGGATGAGGTTCGGCTGCTGGCGCAGGTCGGCATGTCGCGTGGCTGCCGTTGCTCGCCCGAATACATCGCGCAGGTGCTGGGCCAGTTTCCGCCCGAGGAACAGCGCGAGATGGCGGACGAAAACGGGATGATCGTGGTCGATTGCCAGTTCTGCGCCAGCAAGTTTCCCGTCCCGGTCGCCGACGTCGTTTCGTAA
- a CDS encoding DUF3617 domain-containing protein: MQLRILLSGLVSAIAVCAVAAPAQAPSLVALNRIEPGQWALREIGGTDKTLLCVADPRALIHLRHPGAQCSRFVVEDKPRLATVHYTCPGAGHGRTDISVEGPRLIRLRTQGIADGAPFDAEYEGRRIGTCN; encoded by the coding sequence ATGCAATTGCGTATTCTGTTATCGGGGCTGGTGTCCGCAATCGCCGTGTGCGCCGTCGCGGCGCCGGCACAGGCACCCTCGCTCGTCGCACTGAACCGGATCGAGCCCGGCCAATGGGCGCTGCGAGAGATTGGCGGGACGGACAAGACGCTGCTGTGCGTCGCCGACCCGCGCGCGTTGATCCACCTCCGCCACCCCGGCGCGCAATGCTCGCGCTTCGTGGTCGAGGATAAACCCCGATTGGCGACGGTGCATTACACTTGCCCGGGTGCGGGCCACGGTCGCACCGACATTTCGGTCGAAGGCCCCCGGCTGATCAGGCTGCGCACGCAGGGTATCGCGGACGGGGCTCCATTCGACGCGGAATATGAGGGGCGTCGCATCGGAACGTGCAACTGA
- the queC gene encoding 7-cyano-7-deazaguanine synthase QueC has translation MTSPAPLAVVLVSGGLDSMVSAARAREDGFRVLALSIDYNQRHQVELAAARRIATMLGAERHIVLPLDLSAFGGSALTADIDVPKDGIGTEDGGGIPVTYVPARNTIFLSLALGWGEAMGARDLYIGVNALDYSGYPDCRPEFIAEFEKLAELATKAGVEGHPFKIHAPLQDMTKADIVREAARLGLDAGVSWSCYDPAPGSVHCGQCDSCRLRSKGFEDAGLPDPTVYAA, from the coding sequence ATGACATCTCCTGCACCCCTTGCGGTCGTCCTCGTCTCGGGCGGCCTGGATTCGATGGTTTCCGCCGCCCGCGCCAGGGAGGACGGATTCCGCGTCCTCGCCTTGTCGATCGATTATAATCAGCGCCATCAGGTCGAACTGGCCGCCGCACGCCGCATCGCGACGATGCTCGGCGCCGAACGTCACATCGTCCTGCCGCTCGATCTGTCGGCCTTCGGCGGCTCCGCGCTGACCGCCGATATCGACGTGCCCAAGGACGGCATCGGCACCGAAGATGGTGGCGGCATACCCGTCACCTACGTCCCCGCACGCAATACGATCTTCCTCAGCCTCGCGCTCGGCTGGGGCGAGGCGATGGGCGCGCGCGACCTGTATATCGGGGTGAATGCGCTCGATTATTCGGGCTATCCCGATTGCCGCCCGGAATTCATCGCGGAATTCGAAAAGCTCGCCGAACTGGCGACCAAGGCGGGCGTCGAAGGCCATCCGTTCAAGATCCACGCGCCGCTGCAGGATATGACCAAGGCCGATATCGTGCGCGAAGCGGCGCGGCTCGGGCTGGATGCCGGGGTCAGCTGGTCGTGCTACGATCCGGCGCCGGGATCGGTCCATTGCGGGCAGTGCGACAGTTGCCGGTTGCGGTCCAAGGGGTTCGAGGATGCGGGCCTGCCCGATCCGACGGTCTACGCCGCCTGA
- the queE gene encoding 7-carboxy-7-deazaguanine synthase, with protein MSYAVKEMFLTLQGEGVNAGRRAVFVRFAGCNLWSGREQDRATAICRFCDTDFVGTGGLGGGKFADAVALADEAAVYWGEGADNRFVVLTGGEPMLQVDDAIVDALHDRGFEIAIESNGTLPVHPGIDWVCISPKAGSEVVQRSGHELKLVWPQPGSDIDAMEQWDFANFLLQPMDDARAEANHEAAIDVVMARPKWRLTIQTHKLLGLR; from the coding sequence ATGAGCTATGCGGTCAAGGAAATGTTCCTCACCTTGCAGGGGGAAGGCGTCAATGCCGGGCGCCGCGCGGTGTTCGTGCGCTTCGCCGGCTGCAACCTGTGGTCGGGCCGCGAACAGGATCGGGCGACCGCCATTTGCCGTTTCTGCGACACGGATTTCGTCGGCACGGGCGGGCTGGGCGGCGGCAAGTTCGCCGATGCGGTCGCTTTGGCGGATGAAGCGGCGGTATATTGGGGCGAGGGGGCCGACAACCGTTTCGTCGTCCTGACCGGCGGCGAGCCGATGCTGCAGGTGGACGATGCGATCGTCGATGCGCTGCACGATCGCGGCTTCGAGATCGCGATCGAAAGCAACGGCACCCTGCCGGTCCATCCCGGCATCGACTGGGTGTGCATCAGCCCGAAGGCCGGCAGCGAAGTGGTGCAGCGCTCGGGTCACGAACTCAAGCTGGTCTGGCCCCAACCCGGCAGCGATATCGACGCGATGGAGCAGTGGGACTTCGCGAACTTCCTGCTCCAGCCGATGGACGATGCGCGTGCCGAGGCCAACCATGAAGCCGCGATCGATGTCGTGATGGCGCGGCCCAAATGGCGCCTGACGATCCAGACGCACAAGCTGCTCGGCCTGCGCTAA